A window of the Agrococcus jejuensis genome harbors these coding sequences:
- a CDS encoding AAA family ATPase yields MPTAMTHRTTLVTGMSATGKSTVLRALAGLGCDAVDTDEPGPDGAWIETVDGEPLWRLDRIRALLDQPRSQPLVVQGTVANQGALYDRFDAIVLLSAPADVILERLRTRTTNDFGKHADERAQVLRDLAEVEPLLRAGATHEIDATQPLDVVVAAVLTIAVGSDRA; encoded by the coding sequence ATGCCCACAGCGATGACGCACCGCACGACCCTCGTCACGGGCATGTCGGCGACCGGCAAGTCCACGGTGCTCCGCGCGCTCGCCGGGCTGGGGTGCGACGCCGTCGACACCGACGAGCCCGGCCCCGATGGGGCCTGGATCGAGACGGTCGACGGCGAGCCGCTCTGGCGACTCGACCGCATCCGCGCGCTGCTCGACCAGCCCCGCTCGCAGCCCCTCGTCGTGCAGGGCACGGTCGCGAACCAGGGCGCACTGTACGACCGCTTCGACGCGATCGTGCTGCTGTCCGCGCCCGCCGACGTCATCCTCGAGCGCCTGCGCACCCGCACGACGAACGACTTCGGCAAGCACGCCGACGAGCGCGCGCAGGTGCTGCGCGACCTCGCCGAGGTCGAGCCGCTGCTGCGCGCCGGCGCGACGCACGAGATCGACGCGACGCAGCCGCTCGACGTCGTCGTGGCCGCGGTGCTCACCATCGCGGTGGGCTCGGATCGAGCCTGA
- a CDS encoding DsbA family oxidoreductase codes for MQVEIWSDIACPWCYIGKRRFEEALAQFPHRDDVEVSYKSYQLDPTLPEHYDGTEAEYLASRKGIAVEQAEQMFAHVTQQARTVGLAYDFEALVVANSMKAHQILHLAKEHGVQSEVKEALLAAHFEQGRDIGDEKMLECVASAEGVPADAIKQELSSGSRIPAVQQDIAEARALGIQGVPMVVLDRKYGVSGAQPTEVFLNALTQAHPLQTVGAADGEVCGPDGCA; via the coding sequence ATGCAGGTTGAGATCTGGTCCGACATCGCGTGCCCGTGGTGCTACATCGGCAAGCGCCGCTTCGAGGAGGCGCTCGCGCAGTTCCCGCACCGGGATGACGTCGAGGTGTCGTACAAGTCGTACCAGCTCGACCCGACGCTGCCCGAGCACTACGACGGCACCGAGGCCGAGTACCTCGCGAGCCGCAAGGGCATCGCCGTGGAGCAGGCCGAGCAGATGTTCGCCCACGTGACGCAGCAGGCGCGCACCGTCGGCCTCGCCTACGACTTCGAGGCGCTCGTCGTCGCCAACAGCATGAAGGCGCACCAGATCCTGCACCTCGCGAAGGAGCACGGCGTGCAGTCCGAGGTGAAGGAGGCGCTGCTCGCCGCCCACTTCGAGCAGGGCCGCGACATCGGCGACGAGAAGATGCTCGAGTGCGTCGCGTCGGCCGAGGGCGTGCCTGCGGATGCGATCAAGCAGGAGCTCAGCTCCGGCTCGCGCATCCCCGCGGTGCAGCAGGACATCGCCGAGGCGCGCGCGCTCGGCATCCAAGGCGTGCCGATGGTCGTGCTCGACCGCAAGTACGGCGTCTCGGGCGCCCAGCCGACCGAGGTCTTCCTCAACGCCCTCACCCAGGCCCACCCGCTGCAGACCGTCGGCGCCGCCGACGGCGAGGTGTGCGGCCCCGACGGCTGCGCCTGA
- the ychF gene encoding redox-regulated ATPase YchF yields MALTIGIVGLPNVGKSTLFNALTKNQVLAANYPFATIEPNVGVVELPDARLDRLAEIHGSAKILPATVSFVDIAGIVQGASEGEGLGNQFLANIREADAIAQVVRGFADGDVVHVAGAVNPASDLETINTELALADMQTLEKAITRLEKEVRGKKADPAVLAAAEAAKAALDAGTLLSAADVDLTLLKEFGLMTAKPMLFVFNVDEAVLTDDARKAELAALVAPATAVFLDAKVESELVDLEPDEALELLQSLGQDESGLDQLARIGFDTLGLQTYLTAGPKESRAWTIRKGWTAPQAAGVIHTDFEKGFIKAEVVSFDDLDAAGTMADAKAKGRVRIEGKDYTMVDGDVVEFRFNV; encoded by the coding sequence GTGGCACTCACGATCGGCATCGTCGGACTCCCCAACGTGGGCAAGTCGACCCTCTTCAACGCACTGACCAAGAACCAGGTGCTCGCCGCGAACTACCCGTTCGCGACGATCGAGCCCAACGTCGGCGTCGTCGAGCTGCCGGATGCGCGCCTCGACCGGCTCGCCGAGATCCACGGATCCGCGAAGATCCTGCCCGCCACGGTGTCGTTCGTCGACATCGCCGGCATCGTGCAGGGCGCGTCGGAGGGCGAGGGCCTCGGCAACCAGTTCCTCGCGAACATCCGCGAGGCCGACGCGATCGCGCAGGTCGTGCGCGGCTTCGCCGACGGCGACGTCGTGCACGTGGCGGGCGCCGTGAACCCGGCGAGCGACCTCGAGACGATCAACACCGAGCTGGCGCTCGCCGACATGCAGACCCTCGAGAAGGCGATCACGCGTCTCGAGAAGGAGGTGCGCGGCAAGAAGGCCGACCCGGCCGTGCTCGCTGCGGCTGAGGCAGCGAAGGCTGCGCTGGATGCGGGCACGCTGCTGTCGGCGGCCGACGTCGATCTGACGCTGCTCAAGGAGTTCGGCCTCATGACGGCCAAGCCCATGCTCTTCGTCTTCAACGTCGACGAGGCCGTGCTCACCGACGACGCGCGCAAGGCCGAGCTGGCCGCGCTCGTCGCGCCGGCGACGGCCGTCTTCCTCGACGCGAAGGTCGAGTCGGAGCTCGTCGACCTCGAGCCCGACGAGGCGCTCGAGCTGCTGCAGTCGCTCGGCCAGGACGAGTCGGGCCTCGACCAGCTCGCCCGCATCGGCTTCGACACGCTCGGCCTGCAGACCTACCTCACGGCGGGTCCGAAGGAGTCGCGCGCCTGGACGATCCGCAAGGGATGGACCGCCCCGCAGGCGGCCGGCGTCATCCACACGGACTTCGAGAAGGGCTTCATCAAGGCCGAGGTCGTGTCGTTCGACGACCTGGATGCGGCCGGCACGATGGCCGACGCGAAGGCCAAGGGCCGCGTGCGCATCGAGGGCAAGGACTACACGATGGTCGACGGCGACGTGGTGGAGTTCCGCTTCAACGTGTGA